GATTCCCGATCCTGTGGCTGACAAGATCCGGCAGGAGAAAAGAATAATCCTCAAAGGTGATCTGCCGAGCCCCTTGAATCCTCCGAGTGGGTGCGCCTTCCATACCCGCTGTCCTTTTGCCTGGGAAGATTGCAAGAAGGTTGAACCGCCCCTCAAAGAATATGAGTCAGGCCATCAGACCGCTTGTCACTTGATGGAAGAAGAAAATTTGAGACGGTTAACTGAGGCCTCTAAAACCTGTAGAGGGCGTTAACAAACAGAAAGGTGACATCCCACGTTGTGTCCGAAAAATCGGTCAGGATATGCACCCCCAAATCGGGCCCTATGAAGAGTTGATTGGGCAAAACCTCGTAACGACACCCAAGGTTCGGTAGCAGGATATCAAAACCACCCGCCCCATTGGTATTAATGATCGCCCCGAGCCCCATGCCGGCATAAGGCACAAGACGGGGCTGCTGTTGGATATCCAGGTGATATCTCCCAACCGCATCGAAGGCAAAAGTGGTTGCCCCATGGAAGACGATATCAAAATCAAACCCGGCCGAGATGTTATTCGTAACGAAATATTCCGTATCCAATCGGAGATCCAGAGCGGGATTATTAAACGTTATTCCGATGCCAGAGCCAGCCTGAAATTCGCCCTGTCGGTCCGAGGCGTATTTTTGTGATGAGGTAATTTTCTTCTTGCTCGAAGAGCCCTTCTTTGAATGAGGACCCGATTTCGACAAGGCAAGAGGGGCAACAAAGAATGTAAGGGCGATTACGACAAATAGAATATTGATATTTTTCTTCATGAGTTGCCCAGTAACAATCGGACCCAAAGAAGTCAATTTAATCCCTAATCAAACCTCAAGATCGGCCACCCTTTTTGCTCTGCTATCTTTCGCAGCTCTTTTTTTGGATTCACCACGTGGGGATAGCCAACATTTTCAAACAGTGGAAGGTCGGTCAGGTCATTGGAATAAAAATAACAGGTGGAGAGCGGAACCCCGTATTTTTGTGACGCCTCGCGGGCATAATGCAACTTTCCCTCTCCATAACTGAGCGGCATTTTGAGGTCGTTGATCAGGGTGCCATCGACCACCTTGGGACCGGAGGCGTAATAGTCGTCCGTTTTTAAAAACGCCTGAAGTGAATGAATCGTCATGTAAGGACCGGAGGTGAGAAGTATGATCCGATCGCCCCTTTGTCGATGGTGTTGAACCTTGGCAACCGCCTCAGCATGAAGTCGTCTTTTCATGTCTTTTTCAAAACATTCCGTGCCGATCTCCAGGGCGTGTGTGAGTTTCATCCCGGCCATATCGGCAATCGCAATTTTGTAAATCTTGTGGACATCCTGCCGGGCAAACAGGTCGGCAAGTTTGTAGTAGACCGCCTGGAGGACCCTCCTCTTTTTTAAGATTCCATGGCGGACGAGCCGTAGACTCGTGTAGTAACCGGAGTTACCACGCCAGAGGGTGTCATCGACATCAAAGAAGGCAACGGTTGGCATGGGCCTTGTTATTT
The genomic region above belongs to Deltaproteobacteria bacterium and contains:
- a CDS encoding HAD-IB family hydrolase, with the translated sequence MPTVAFFDVDDTLWRGNSGYYTSLRLVRHGILKKRRVLQAVYYKLADLFARQDVHKIYKIAIADMAGMKLTHALEIGTECFEKDMKRRLHAEAVAKVQHHRQRGDRIILLTSGPYMTIHSLQAFLKTDDYYASGPKVVDGTLINDLKMPLSYGEGKLHYAREASQKYGVPLSTCYFYSNDLTDLPLFENVGYPHVVNPKKELRKIAEQKGWPILRFD